One Sulfolobus sp. S-194 DNA segment encodes these proteins:
- a CDS encoding magnesium-dependent phosphatase-1 has protein sequence MIKIVVFDADKTLWDHYNISIFKKPYKLINENSIEDSEGNRLTLFPEVRDTLRSLKDMGLFIGLATWNLPEKTHEILDLLKIREYFDIIISKDYPFKFIFIAEIIDRMREKGIYLKPDEIMFIDDRRVHFGNTWLYLGNIKCLEMWSDIIHHKQILEKIKSF, from the coding sequence ATGATAAAGATAGTAGTGTTTGATGCCGACAAAACTCTATGGGATCATTATAATATTTCTATCTTTAAAAAACCTTATAAACTAATTAACGAGAATTCAATTGAAGATTCAGAAGGGAATAGACTTACATTATTTCCAGAAGTTAGAGACACATTAAGGAGTTTAAAAGACATGGGATTGTTTATTGGATTAGCAACTTGGAATTTACCAGAAAAAACACATGAAATCCTTGATCTTCTTAAGATAAGAGAATATTTTGATATTATTATATCTAAAGATTATCCATTTAAGTTTATTTTTATTGCAGAAATTATAGATAGAATGAGAGAAAAGGGGATATATTTAAAACCAGATGAGATAATGTTTATCGATGATAGAAGAGTACATTTTGGTAATACATGGTTATATTTGGGTAATATAAAATGTTTAGAAATGTGGTCAGATATAATCCATCACAAGCAGATACTTGAAAAAATAAAAAGTTTTTAA
- a CDS encoding GTPase: MIREVLRFINKSDLVIEVIDAREPDLTRSKKLEEYALNREKRILIVLNKADLIPKEILEGWKRIFENEGKDAVYISATMHLGTKILRDKIKELLGGKEGTVIFVGYPKTGKSSIINALKGKHSASTSKIPMAYGYTKTIQKFKIDSKIYALDSPGIIPPDGNELEKVIRGINVEKLEDPVKAGEMLLQRILKYNPNAIKETYNIAFNSPYEFFEKLALKRGWLYKSTKEPNIEEAAKAFIRDYHKGKIIYYVPPLSMNDDKDSSV, translated from the coding sequence ATGATTAGGGAAGTACTTAGATTTATTAATAAATCAGACTTAGTAATAGAGGTAATAGATGCTAGAGAGCCAGATTTGACTAGATCAAAAAAATTAGAGGAATATGCACTCAATAGAGAAAAAAGAATCTTAATAGTTCTTAATAAAGCCGATTTAATTCCTAAAGAGATTTTAGAAGGATGGAAAAGGATATTTGAGAATGAAGGAAAAGATGCAGTATATATTTCAGCGACTATGCATTTAGGCACTAAAATTCTACGTGATAAAATAAAAGAGTTATTAGGAGGAAAAGAGGGAACAGTAATATTTGTAGGATATCCTAAAACGGGAAAATCTTCTATTATTAATGCACTAAAGGGAAAACATTCTGCTTCAACTTCAAAAATACCGATGGCTTATGGCTATACGAAAACTATTCAAAAATTCAAAATAGACTCCAAAATATATGCATTGGATTCACCCGGTATAATACCACCAGACGGAAATGAATTAGAGAAAGTCATTAGAGGAATAAATGTGGAAAAACTTGAAGATCCAGTTAAGGCAGGAGAAATGCTCTTGCAAAGAATTTTAAAATATAACCCAAATGCTATTAAGGAGACATATAATATAGCTTTTAATTCTCCATATGAGTTTTTTGAAAAATTAGCGTTAAAAAGAGGATGGTTATATAAATCTACTAAAGAACCTAACATAGAAGAAGCAGCAAAAGCGTTTATAAGAGATTATCACAAGGGCAAAATTATTTATTATGTCCCTCCTTTATCTATGAATGATGATAAAGATAGTAGTGTTTGA
- a CDS encoding UbiA family prenyltransferase, which translates to MSVKAYFELVRLHNVIGSAISAFMGYIVASEWKIIPIKLILAMIVVSVIAAGGYVINDVFDIEVDRINKPNRPLPSGRIKISSARSLSIVLFLIGIVLSVLLNVYAFIIALLTVLALYYYAKDLKKEGLAGNLIVALTSALSAFYGGLAFFEGTWVIRTLIPTLYIFFFTLTREFVKGIEDVKGDMANGVKTLAVRIGIEKTWFISKIILLMLIVTSFIPYFFGFNIIYLIGILFLDIILILVILLRHNIESASKARAYMKVYALGTLILFALGTLPV; encoded by the coding sequence ATGTCAGTAAAAGCTTATTTTGAACTTGTAAGATTACATAACGTTATAGGCTCTGCTATTTCCGCATTTATGGGCTATATTGTTGCTTCTGAATGGAAAATAATACCAATAAAACTTATCCTTGCAATGATTGTTGTTTCGGTTATTGCGGCTGGAGGTTATGTAATTAATGATGTTTTTGATATTGAGGTTGACAGAATAAATAAACCAAATAGACCCTTACCTTCTGGTAGGATAAAAATCTCAAGTGCCAGATCCTTATCAATAGTTTTGTTTTTGATCGGGATAGTATTATCGGTTTTATTAAACGTTTATGCATTTATAATAGCTTTGCTAACTGTTTTAGCTTTATATTATTATGCTAAAGACTTAAAGAAAGAAGGATTAGCAGGTAATTTAATAGTAGCCTTAACATCAGCTCTTTCGGCATTTTATGGAGGGCTGGCATTTTTTGAAGGAACATGGGTTATTAGGACATTAATACCAACATTATATATATTTTTCTTTACTTTAACTAGAGAATTCGTAAAGGGAATAGAAGATGTAAAGGGCGATATGGCTAATGGTGTAAAGACGCTTGCGGTAAGAATAGGTATTGAGAAGACCTGGTTTATATCCAAAATTATACTACTAATGCTCATAGTAACGTCTTTTATTCCTTATTTCTTTGGGTTTAACATAATCTACTTAATTGGAATATTGTTCTTAGACATTATACTCATCCTAGTGATATTACTAAGACATAACATAGAAAGTGCTTCAAAAGCTAGGGCCTATATGAAAGTTTATGCTTTAGGAACATTAATTTTATTTGCACTAGGTACATTACCTGTTTAA
- a CDS encoding NAD(P)/FAD-dependent oxidoreductase has translation MEENLKVKKSTDVKIENNNKLLANNEKYEGKIIVASGWKGRAKWIKAIEYLTEPIESDSIEVFFDLRNPAGFGWIVPLSYGTLVGSLSYYDPKLFIPKINKRIIDIHGGSIPRAKPEYKYGIGDTLGLIKIFTGGGIFSIGEMLETIPRLVYENDNSLHLSKFNKLKNEINKQFRLTIILEKTWRVVLPLAFRLLKDKTVSVNEEFDYHSFLFRTRL, from the coding sequence TTGGAAGAAAATCTTAAAGTCAAAAAATCTACTGATGTAAAAATAGAAAATAATAATAAACTTCTTGCAAATAACGAGAAATATGAAGGAAAAATCATTGTTGCTTCTGGTTGGAAAGGAAGAGCTAAATGGATTAAAGCTATTGAATATCTAACAGAACCGATTGAAAGTGATAGCATAGAAGTATTTTTTGATCTTAGAAATCCGGCAGGTTTCGGATGGATAGTACCACTTAGTTATGGGACATTAGTAGGCTCATTATCTTATTATGACCCCAAATTATTTATCCCTAAAATAAATAAGAGAATTATAGACATACATGGAGGCTCAATACCAAGAGCTAAACCAGAATATAAATACGGTATAGGTGATACATTAGGTTTAATTAAAATATTTACTGGAGGCGGGATTTTTTCAATTGGAGAAATGTTAGAAACTATACCTAGACTAGTTTATGAGAATGATAATTCTTTACATTTAAGTAAATTTAACAAATTGAAAAACGAGATAAATAAACAGTTTAGATTGACAATAATTCTTGAAAAAACGTGGAGAGTAGTTTTGCCATTAGCTTTCAGACTCTTGAAGGATAAAACAGTAAGTGTAAATGAAGAATTCGATTATCATTCATTTCTCTTCCGTACTAGATTGTAA
- the speD gene encoding adenosylmethionine decarboxylase — protein sequence MMGVVSTPKVVGRQVYGSLYECDNEILKDVKRLEEIVKEAAKVGNMTLLDIKSWKIGEGVSVVAIVLESHITIHTWPEYRFATVDVYSCGAHTDPYKAFIYIVNELKAKRYTINEADRSSEF from the coding sequence ATGATGGGGGTCGTCAGCACACCAAAAGTTGTCGGAAGACAAGTATATGGAAGCTTATATGAGTGCGACAACGAAATTCTTAAAGACGTAAAAAGATTGGAAGAAATTGTGAAAGAAGCTGCAAAAGTAGGCAATATGACACTACTTGATATTAAATCATGGAAGATTGGAGAAGGAGTAAGTGTAGTTGCTATAGTGTTAGAAAGTCATATAACTATACATACATGGCCGGAGTATAGATTCGCAACAGTCGATGTATACTCTTGCGGTGCTCACACAGATCCTTATAAAGCATTTATATACATAGTTAATGAATTAAAAGCTAAAAGATACACAATAAATGAGGCTGATAGATCATCAGAGTTCTAA
- a CDS encoding DUF211 domain-containing protein: MPIRRLVLDVLKPIRGTSIVDLAEKISSIEGVDGVNISVTDMDVETMGLMIVIEGSNLNFEEIKKLLEEEGCAIHSIDEVVSGNKIVEGRKEA; this comes from the coding sequence TTGCCTATAAGACGTCTTGTTTTAGATGTCTTAAAACCTATAAGAGGTACATCAATAGTTGATCTAGCCGAGAAGATTTCAAGTATAGAAGGAGTTGATGGTGTAAATATTAGTGTCACTGATATGGACGTTGAAACTATGGGATTAATGATAGTTATAGAGGGTAGCAATTTAAACTTTGAAGAAATAAAGAAATTATTAGAAGAAGAAGGGTGTGCTATCCATAGCATTGATGAAGTAGTAAGTGGGAATAAAATAGTGGAGGGGAGAAAAGAAGCATGA
- a CDS encoding TIGR00269 family protein: MICDVCRIREAEIYQSHTGRRLCRQCFIEDIRKRVEKEAEIIGLKNAKKILLAVSGGKDSFVLADTLASFIDHNKLIAYNIVEGIHGYNRKDQLEQLKKFLTDLGIELIEDSFKDSVGYTLDEMVKSSMEKGLNVSACTFCGGFRRKLINNAGRMVNADYVATGHNLDDEVQSIVINLIRGDLIRLIRFGDKPLKLSSKFVLRVKPLRKIYEWETTMYAYYKGYNFQEVECPYITTRPTLRAKVRELLYILEEIKPGSLLNIIEEFDRISENVRKEYSTTSELRELPRCKICGEPTSYGREICKNCELLIKSGLLHQNFPIS, translated from the coding sequence ATGATATGTGATGTCTGTAGAATTAGGGAAGCAGAAATTTATCAATCTCATACCGGAAGAAGATTATGTAGGCAATGTTTCATAGAAGACATAAGAAAAAGAGTAGAAAAGGAAGCAGAAATTATAGGACTGAAAAATGCCAAGAAAATTTTACTTGCTGTATCTGGTGGGAAAGATAGTTTTGTACTAGCCGATACTTTAGCGTCGTTTATTGATCATAATAAATTAATAGCTTATAACATAGTTGAAGGAATACATGGTTATAATAGAAAGGATCAATTAGAACAGCTTAAGAAATTTCTCACTGATTTAGGAATCGAATTAATAGAAGATAGTTTCAAGGATAGTGTAGGATACACTTTGGACGAGATGGTTAAATCTTCTATGGAAAAAGGCTTGAATGTTTCTGCTTGTACTTTCTGTGGCGGTTTTAGAAGAAAATTAATAAATAACGCAGGTAGGATGGTTAACGCTGACTATGTAGCTACTGGACATAATCTTGATGATGAAGTGCAATCTATAGTAATTAATTTGATTAGAGGGGATTTAATTAGGCTTATAAGATTCGGAGATAAACCGCTTAAATTAAGTTCAAAGTTTGTACTTAGGGTAAAACCTTTAAGGAAAATATATGAATGGGAAACTACTATGTATGCCTATTATAAAGGATATAACTTTCAAGAAGTCGAATGCCCCTATATAACTACAAGACCTACTTTAAGAGCAAAAGTTAGAGAATTGCTTTACATTTTAGAAGAGATTAAGCCTGGTTCATTATTAAATATTATTGAGGAATTTGATAGAATTTCAGAAAATGTTAGAAAAGAATACTCAACCACTTCTGAATTAAGAGAATTACCTAGATGCAAGATATGTGGAGAGCCTACTAGTTATGGAAGAGAAATTTGTAAAAATTGTGAACTTTTAATTAAGTCTGGACTTCTTCACCAAAACTTCCCTATATCATAG
- a CDS encoding cob(I)yrinic acid a,c-diamide adenosyltransferase translates to MFTKSGDDGNTSVINKRLGKDSPLVNFLGDLDELNSFIGFTISKIPWEDMKKDLERVQVELFEIGEDLSTQSSKKKIDEKYVKWLEERTVEYRKESGPVRLFVIPGGSEEASVLHITRSVARRVERNAVKYTKELPEINRMIIVYLNRLSSLLFAMALVANKRRNISEKIYDIGKFW, encoded by the coding sequence GTGTTTACAAAATCTGGTGATGATGGAAATACTAGCGTAATAAATAAAAGATTAGGGAAGGATTCTCCTTTAGTTAACTTTTTAGGTGACCTTGATGAATTGAACTCTTTTATAGGTTTTACAATATCAAAAATACCTTGGGAAGATATGAAAAAAGATTTGGAAAGAGTACAAGTTGAACTTTTTGAAATAGGCGAGGATCTCTCTACTCAAAGTAGCAAAAAGAAAATTGATGAAAAATACGTAAAATGGTTGGAAGAAAGAACTGTAGAATATAGAAAAGAAAGTGGACCAGTAAGACTATTCGTTATTCCAGGTGGTTCGGAAGAAGCCTCAGTATTACATATAACTAGATCAGTAGCAAGAAGAGTTGAAAGAAATGCAGTTAAATATACTAAAGAATTACCAGAAATTAATCGAATGATTATAGTCTATCTAAATAGATTATCATCACTTTTATTTGCAATGGCATTAGTTGCAAATAAAAGGAGAAATATAAGTGAAAAAATCTATGATATAGGGAAGTTTTGGTGA
- the leuS gene encoding leucine--tRNA ligase, with translation MSAKEFVDFLTSIAEKWQKEWEKAKIFEANPDKTRNKFFTTVAFPYPNSPFHLGHGRTYVTCDIYARYMRMKGYNVLFPMGFHYTGTPIIAMADDVAKGDKELIDIFKNIYEIPDNVISKLADPLFMANYFRDEIKKAMREIGLSIDWRREFTTIDPEFSSFIVWQFNKLQEKGYIVRDTHPVGWCPVHHIPVGMHDTKGDMEPEIGEFVLIYFNSDLGILPAATLRPETVFGAIGIWVNPDVTYSIIELDGKKMIVSERAAFKLTFQFDNIKNLGSIKGSELTKYKAVNPITGKEIPIMAADFVDPNVATGVVMSVPAHAPFDYYYLKKNKQQDTQIVSVIQVEGQGDTLAKDLVEKINPKNKDDLQKLTEQVYRTEYNKGKMKDVSSLVKLEFVDYFKSFTGLSVPEARQKVTEFLIEKGLGRKIYEIMNRPVYCRCGNEVVVKILKDQWFLDYGNPQWKALAKKLISNMKFIPPETRKDFEFVTDWLQKRACARTRGLGTPLPWDKKWIIESLSDSTIYMAYYTIAHKIRQYQLKPSQLTYDFWNYIMLGIGNIDEVSSKTGIPKEIIKEMRDEFLYWYPLDIRHSGKDLIPNHLSFFIFNHAAIFPEELWPKAIAVNGFVLYEGKKMSKSLRNIIPLRKALRIYSPDVVRIALTSTADMGSDVNFSDSYAKSVGEILRKYYEFIKELHKYNGEGNEFANRWFKAQTNTIVLNSTKNMDNIDFRSTINDILYSFDSYVREYIDMCRADGKEPNGKLLREVIETWVKLLAPFAPHFAEEIWHDLGHTNFISLEKWPTAEESSEDLYYILIHEYHKRIIEDSQKIINYYYKGKPNIVKIYVAEQELMKVLREAVQILSNGGTLKQLMEKEKPSDKKLANLIKKIYELAVELDNSMKKLILGYNVNEKEILELGTKYMSYKLGIPVEVYDISKLDKSKYNKEALPLKPAIIVE, from the coding sequence ATTTCAGCAAAGGAGTTCGTTGATTTTCTAACATCAATAGCTGAAAAATGGCAAAAAGAATGGGAAAAAGCCAAAATCTTTGAAGCAAACCCAGATAAAACGAGGAATAAATTCTTTACCACAGTTGCATTTCCATATCCTAATTCTCCATTTCACTTAGGTCATGGAAGAACTTATGTGACCTGTGATATTTATGCAAGATATATGAGAATGAAGGGCTATAACGTACTTTTCCCCATGGGATTTCATTATACTGGAACACCTATAATAGCTATGGCTGATGATGTAGCTAAAGGAGATAAGGAGTTAATAGATATTTTCAAAAATATATATGAAATTCCAGATAATGTAATTTCGAAATTAGCTGATCCTCTCTTCATGGCTAACTATTTCAGAGATGAAATAAAGAAGGCTATGAGAGAAATAGGTTTGAGTATTGATTGGAGAAGAGAATTTACGACTATAGATCCAGAGTTCTCATCATTCATAGTATGGCAGTTTAATAAGCTACAAGAGAAAGGATATATAGTCAGAGACACACACCCAGTTGGATGGTGTCCAGTTCATCATATTCCAGTAGGAATGCATGATACCAAAGGAGATATGGAACCCGAAATCGGCGAATTTGTGTTAATTTATTTTAATAGTGATCTAGGAATTTTACCAGCTGCTACATTAAGGCCAGAGACAGTGTTTGGTGCTATAGGAATATGGGTAAACCCAGATGTCACATATTCTATCATAGAATTAGATGGCAAAAAGATGATTGTCAGCGAGAGGGCTGCATTCAAATTAACTTTCCAGTTTGATAATATAAAGAATTTAGGAAGTATCAAAGGTTCTGAATTAACGAAATATAAGGCAGTTAATCCAATAACTGGAAAAGAAATTCCTATAATGGCAGCTGATTTTGTTGATCCTAATGTTGCTACCGGTGTAGTGATGAGTGTCCCGGCTCATGCTCCTTTCGATTATTACTATTTAAAGAAAAATAAACAACAAGATACGCAAATAGTATCAGTTATTCAAGTTGAAGGTCAAGGGGATACTTTGGCTAAAGATTTAGTAGAGAAGATTAATCCAAAAAACAAAGATGATCTCCAAAAATTGACTGAACAAGTTTACAGAACAGAATATAATAAAGGTAAGATGAAGGATGTAAGTTCTCTAGTAAAACTAGAATTTGTTGATTACTTTAAGTCGTTTACTGGGTTATCAGTTCCAGAGGCAAGGCAAAAAGTAACCGAGTTTTTGATAGAGAAGGGTTTAGGTAGGAAAATTTATGAAATTATGAATAGGCCAGTTTATTGTAGATGTGGTAACGAGGTTGTAGTTAAAATACTGAAGGATCAATGGTTCTTAGACTATGGTAACCCGCAATGGAAGGCTTTAGCTAAAAAATTAATTTCTAATATGAAATTTATTCCACCAGAGACAAGGAAAGATTTTGAGTTTGTCACAGATTGGTTACAAAAAAGGGCGTGTGCTAGAACAAGAGGATTAGGTACACCATTACCCTGGGATAAAAAATGGATTATTGAAAGTTTAAGCGATTCTACTATCTATATGGCTTACTATACAATTGCACATAAAATAAGGCAATATCAATTGAAACCTTCTCAGCTTACTTATGATTTCTGGAATTATATAATGTTAGGTATTGGAAACATTGATGAGGTTTCCAGTAAAACTGGTATACCTAAAGAGATAATTAAGGAGATGAGGGATGAGTTTCTTTATTGGTATCCATTAGATATACGTCATAGTGGTAAGGACTTAATTCCTAATCACTTATCATTCTTTATATTCAATCACGCCGCAATATTCCCAGAAGAGTTATGGCCAAAGGCTATAGCAGTTAACGGTTTCGTTTTATATGAAGGAAAGAAAATGAGCAAATCACTAAGGAACATTATCCCATTAAGAAAAGCCTTAAGAATTTATAGTCCAGACGTTGTGAGAATAGCATTAACATCTACTGCGGATATGGGTTCTGATGTAAATTTTAGTGACTCTTATGCGAAATCTGTAGGAGAAATACTAAGAAAATACTACGAATTCATCAAAGAGTTGCATAAATATAATGGTGAAGGTAATGAGTTTGCAAATAGATGGTTTAAAGCTCAAACTAATACTATTGTACTTAATTCTACTAAGAATATGGATAATATCGATTTTAGAAGCACTATTAACGATATATTGTATTCATTTGATTCATATGTGAGAGAATATATTGATATGTGTAGAGCTGATGGAAAAGAGCCGAACGGAAAATTATTAAGAGAAGTAATAGAGACGTGGGTAAAACTATTGGCACCTTTCGCTCCTCACTTTGCTGAAGAGATTTGGCATGACTTAGGTCATACTAATTTCATCTCATTGGAAAAATGGCCAACAGCTGAAGAATCGTCTGAGGACTTATATTATATTTTAATTCATGAATATCATAAGAGGATAATTGAAGATTCACAAAAAATTATAAACTATTACTATAAGGGCAAACCTAATATTGTGAAAATATACGTTGCAGAACAAGAATTAATGAAAGTATTAAGAGAAGCTGTTCAGATACTCTCTAATGGTGGTACATTAAAGCAATTAATGGAAAAAGAAAAGCCATCAGATAAGAAACTAGCTAACCTAATCAAGAAAATTTACGAACTAGCAGTAGAGTTAGATAATAGTATGAAAAAGTTGATTCTAGGTTATAATGTTAATGAGAAAGAAATCCTTGAGCTTGGAACTAAATATATGAGTTACAAGTTAGGTATACCAGTTGAAGTATATGATATTTCAAAATTAGATAAAAGTAAATATAATAAGGAAGCTTTACCTCTAAAGCCAGCTATTATTGTTGAGTAA
- the hisC gene encoding histidinol-phosphate transaminase, which yields MYPWLIEAEEYSFEDINEGIRLHLNESPFPPPDFLIEEIKKYLHLGNRYQHPSLLERLRELMAEYNKVEPKNIYPTPGGDGALRAVFYNLIQTGDKVVINNPSYSMYKVYASVRGLKLTRVNLIENGNWWKMNFEKFLDEAKDARLVVIDDPNNPTGSPMLKSEEDKIRNLVETVKGFVLIDEAYYEFSGYTVAKLVNKYPNLLIVRTLSKAFSLASYRVGYLIGNEEVIKNLMKGATPFDISLPGYIAGITALENPSYVRKVVEVITRNREYLIEGLRKLGLKVYNSLTNFVFVKDERDLLSPLLNKGVAIRKPTIGYFRISVGTKEQIDTLLKYLGEIIENSNSK from the coding sequence ATATATCCTTGGTTAATTGAAGCAGAAGAGTATAGTTTCGAAGATATAAATGAAGGCATAAGATTGCACCTTAATGAATCCCCTTTTCCACCACCAGATTTTTTGATAGAAGAAATAAAGAAATATTTGCATTTAGGTAATAGATATCAACACCCTTCATTATTAGAAAGACTAAGAGAATTAATGGCAGAATATAACAAGGTAGAACCAAAAAATATATATCCAACACCAGGTGGTGATGGAGCACTTAGAGCAGTATTTTATAATCTTATACAGACTGGAGACAAGGTTGTCATAAATAATCCATCTTACAGCATGTATAAAGTATATGCTTCAGTCAGAGGGCTAAAATTAACCAGAGTGAATCTAATAGAAAATGGTAACTGGTGGAAGATGAATTTCGAAAAGTTTTTAGATGAGGCGAAAGACGCAAGATTAGTTGTAATTGATGATCCAAACAATCCTACTGGTTCGCCTATGTTAAAGTCAGAAGAAGACAAAATTAGAAATTTAGTAGAAACTGTTAAGGGCTTTGTACTTATTGATGAGGCGTATTATGAGTTCTCTGGTTATACAGTTGCTAAACTTGTTAACAAATATCCTAACTTACTAATAGTAAGAACACTTAGTAAGGCTTTCTCATTAGCATCCTACAGAGTAGGATATTTAATTGGGAATGAGGAGGTTATTAAGAATCTAATGAAAGGAGCAACGCCATTTGATATTTCGCTACCAGGGTATATAGCTGGTATCACGGCCTTAGAAAATCCCTCATATGTTAGAAAAGTGGTAGAAGTAATAACCAGGAATAGAGAGTATCTCATTGAGGGTCTCAGAAAACTTGGATTAAAAGTATATAACTCTCTCACAAATTTTGTTTTTGTAAAGGATGAGAGAGATTTATTATCTCCATTACTGAATAAGGGTGTAGCAATTAGAAAACCTACTATTGGATATTTTAGGATTAGTGTAGGTACTAAGGAACAAATTGATACTTTATTAAAATACCTGGGTGAAATAATTGAAAATAGCAATTCCAAATAA
- the hisG gene encoding ATP phosphoribosyltransferase, whose product MKIAIPNKGRLKDPVIQFLASVGVKGNFSDDRALIIPTNWEGVQLVMVRTEDIPSIVESGAAELGITGHDYVIESNSDIDELIKLDFGKSKIVLAVPVSWNIDKVEEIKDEIRIATKYYNIAKQYLEKKNIKAKIVKISGAAEVMPSLGAADAIIDVMSTGTTLKLHGLKPLDTILESSAVVIANRNWVKSEEADKINLLLTMMKGALMARNKKMIFMNVPDDKLDKVIASLPAMLSPTLSKLAKSEAWEVITVVDEDLIPDVIAKVKANGARDIVVVNIEKVVK is encoded by the coding sequence TTGAAAATAGCAATTCCAAATAAGGGTAGATTAAAAGATCCCGTTATTCAGTTTTTAGCTTCAGTAGGAGTGAAAGGGAATTTCTCTGATGATAGGGCTTTAATAATACCTACTAATTGGGAAGGAGTCCAGTTAGTTATGGTTAGAACTGAAGATATTCCAAGTATAGTAGAATCTGGTGCCGCAGAATTAGGGATAACTGGACATGATTATGTAATTGAATCAAATTCTGATATTGATGAATTAATCAAGCTTGATTTTGGGAAATCAAAAATTGTCTTAGCTGTTCCAGTGAGTTGGAATATCGATAAAGTTGAAGAAATTAAAGATGAAATAAGGATAGCTACAAAGTACTATAACATTGCAAAACAGTATCTTGAAAAGAAGAATATAAAAGCTAAAATAGTTAAAATCAGCGGTGCAGCAGAAGTAATGCCATCTTTAGGAGCTGCTGATGCTATTATAGATGTAATGAGTACTGGAACTACCCTAAAACTTCATGGTTTAAAACCTTTAGATACAATTTTGGAAAGTAGTGCAGTAGTTATTGCTAATAGGAATTGGGTAAAGAGTGAAGAAGCTGATAAAATAAACTTACTTTTAACCATGATGAAAGGGGCTTTAATGGCAAGAAATAAGAAAATGATATTTATGAATGTTCCAGATGATAAATTAGATAAAGTTATAGCGTCACTTCCAGCTATGCTTTCTCCAACACTATCAAAGTTGGCGAAAAGCGAAGCATGGGAAGTTATTACAGTTGTAGATGAGGATCTTATACCAGATGTAATAGCTAAGGTAAAGGCTAATGGTGCTAGGGATATTGTAGTAGTTAACATAGAAAAAGTGGTGAAATAA
- the hisA gene encoding 1-(5-phosphoribosyl)-5-((5-phosphoribosylamino)methylideneamino)imidazole-4-carboxamide isomerase, translated as MLKVIPSIDISEGKAVKRIRGVKGSGLILDHPTKIAYKIYEEGYDYVHVVDLDSAEENGNNEEYIKDICKIGFKWVQVGGGVRSVEKAERLLKYDCSAIVVSTLPIKDPKSYMNMEKIIGKDKILLSVDYNSSGYVLIKGWKEKSIRVLDFLLSHDALGYIFTYVENEGTKKGIDDNVKNYILRVKGLKEYAGGIGSMGDLYKLNEYGISYAIIGMSFYSGNLRGIKYVY; from the coding sequence ATGCTGAAAGTTATACCCAGTATTGATATTAGCGAAGGGAAAGCTGTGAAAAGAATAAGAGGTGTAAAGGGTTCTGGTCTAATTCTTGATCATCCTACTAAGATAGCATATAAGATTTATGAGGAAGGTTATGATTATGTTCATGTAGTAGATCTTGATTCTGCTGAAGAGAATGGAAACAATGAGGAATACATAAAGGATATATGTAAAATTGGCTTTAAGTGGGTTCAGGTGGGTGGAGGAGTTCGGAGTGTTGAAAAAGCTGAGAGATTATTGAAGTATGATTGTTCTGCGATAGTTGTTTCTACCTTACCAATAAAGGATCCAAAATCTTATATGAATATGGAAAAAATAATTGGAAAAGATAAGATTTTACTTTCTGTTGACTATAATTCTTCTGGTTATGTGTTAATAAAAGGATGGAAGGAGAAATCAATACGAGTTTTAGATTTTCTTCTTTCTCATGATGCTTTAGGTTATATATTTACTTATGTGGAGAATGAGGGTACAAAGAAAGGAATTGATGATAATGTAAAAAATTATATTTTAAGAGTGAAAGGGTTAAAAGAATACGCTGGTGGTATTGGCTCTATGGGAGATTTATATAAGTTAAATGAGTATGGTATTAGTTATGCGATAATAGGTATGAGCTTTTATTCTGGTAATTTGAGAGGGATAAAGTATGTCTACTAG